The window GAAAACTAAAGGAAAAATACTTAAAGGCAGGAATTGATGAATATTTAAAACGATTATCGAGCTATGCGAGGGTTGAAGTGATTGAAATACCTGATGAAAAGGCACCTGAAGTATTAAGTGCTGCAGAGATGGAACAAGTAAAGAACAAAGAGGGTGAAAAACTGCTAGTTAAATTATCTCAAGAAACTTATGTGATTGCACTAGCAATTGATGGGAAAATGAAGTCCTCTGAAGAATTGGCGGACTCTATTGATAAACTAGCTACATACGGTAAAAGTAAGATTGCCTTTGTCATTGGTGGTTCACTAGGGTTAAGCGACGAAGTATTAAAACGTGCAGATGAAAAACTTTCCTTCTCGAAAATGACCTTTCCACACCAGCTCATGCGACTGATTTTGCTGGAGCAAGTGTATCGAGCATTTCGGATCAATCGGAATGAACCGTATCATAAATAGATGAGGTTTCATAACAAAACAAGCAAAGGAAATCACGGACACACTTGTAGAAGCAAATTGTGATGCATTAGGAATCGGAAGGAAACTAGCAAGTTATTACCCTGAAGTATGGAAGAAAATCAATTGGAAAATGGAATATAAAAATGTAAAGATAGAACCAAAAGTAACAGTAAACATTATAAAAACAGGGAATGTTTTTTAAAAGGATTGGTTAGCTTTTACCATAAGTAGAGGCGGAGTTTTTGCTAATTTTTGCTTTGTGCTATGGCTTGAAGAAAAGCACCAATGGTTTGAATCCAGCTGCCGACAAAATTAATTGTTTGCCCGTTTCCCCCGGTTTGCTCGATATTCCCTGCAATAGCTTGTAGCGAGTTTCCAATCATTTGAAGAACTGAACCATAAATATTCAATAGTTCATCAATAGTTCTTTTCTTACTATTTAATAAATCGGG of the Bacillus tuaregi genome contains:
- the rlmH gene encoding 23S rRNA (pseudouridine(1915)-N(3))-methyltransferase RlmH, which translates into the protein MNISILTVGKLKEKYLKAGIDEYLKRLSSYARVEVIEIPDEKAPEVLSAAEMEQVKNKEGEKLLVKLSQETYVIALAIDGKMKSSEELADSIDKLATYGKSKIAFVIGGSLGLSDEVLKRADEKLSFSKMTFPHQLMRLILLEQVYRAFRINRNEPYHK
- a CDS encoding Ger(x)C family spore germination C-terminal domain-containing protein is translated as MTKQAKEITDTLVEANCDALGIGRKLASYYPEVWKKINWKMEYKNVKIEPKVTVNIIKTGNVF